One window of Streptomyces sp. NBC_00273 genomic DNA carries:
- a CDS encoding 3' terminal RNA ribose 2'-O-methyltransferase Hen1 translates to MFLTISTTGSPERPATDLGYLLHKHPGKTQAFSTSHGTAHVFYPEASAERCTAALLLEVDPVALVRRGRGKGRGGAPDAALAQYVNDRPYAASSLLAVALSGVFRTALKGQCTARPDLPEQTRPLRVEIPVLPARGGAALVHRLFGPLGWDLVQAEAVPLDEQFPEWGDSRYVRLVLEGELRLADALRQLYVLLPVLDDAKHYWISPDEVDKLLRAGDGWLATHPEHGLITARYLARHKRLTQDANERLELVRLAEADGSEVEELDNAVDETRDTEERPVPLAVQRREAILAALRLAGAQRVLDLGCGQGQLLQALLGDPAYSEIVGMDVSVRALQIAARRLRLDRMGERQSARLKLLQGSLAYTDKRLAGYDAAVLSEVIEHLDPERLPALEYAVFGSARPRTVLVTTPNVEYNVRWETLPAGHVRHGDHRFEWNREEFRDWAEQVARRHGYGVRYVPVGDDDPEVGPPTQMAVFTQHDGTDSTDAAGTTEVAGTTDTIRTTDTPKEGEAA, encoded by the coding sequence GTGTTCCTGACGATCTCCACCACAGGCTCCCCCGAACGACCCGCTACCGACCTGGGCTACCTGCTGCACAAGCATCCCGGCAAGACGCAGGCGTTCTCCACCTCCCACGGCACCGCCCACGTGTTCTACCCCGAGGCCTCGGCCGAACGGTGCACGGCGGCCCTGCTGCTGGAGGTGGACCCCGTCGCGCTCGTGCGCCGCGGCCGGGGCAAGGGCCGGGGCGGGGCGCCGGACGCCGCGCTCGCGCAGTACGTGAACGACCGGCCGTACGCCGCGTCCTCGCTGCTCGCCGTCGCACTCAGCGGAGTGTTCCGCACCGCGCTCAAGGGGCAGTGCACCGCCCGCCCCGACCTCCCGGAGCAGACCCGGCCGCTGCGCGTCGAGATCCCGGTACTGCCCGCCCGCGGCGGCGCCGCGCTCGTGCACCGGCTGTTCGGACCGCTCGGCTGGGACCTCGTCCAGGCCGAGGCCGTACCGCTCGACGAGCAGTTCCCCGAATGGGGGGACTCCCGCTACGTACGGCTCGTCCTGGAGGGCGAGCTGCGCCTCGCCGACGCCCTGCGGCAGCTCTACGTGCTGCTGCCGGTCCTCGACGACGCCAAGCACTACTGGATCTCCCCGGACGAGGTCGACAAGCTGCTGCGGGCCGGAGACGGCTGGCTCGCCACCCACCCCGAGCACGGGCTGATCACCGCCCGCTACCTGGCCCGCCACAAGCGGCTGACCCAGGACGCCAACGAGCGCCTGGAACTGGTCCGCCTCGCGGAGGCCGACGGCAGCGAGGTCGAGGAGCTCGACAACGCGGTGGACGAGACCCGCGACACCGAGGAGCGGCCCGTGCCGCTCGCCGTGCAGCGGCGCGAGGCGATCCTCGCCGCCCTGCGGCTCGCCGGCGCCCAGCGGGTGCTGGACCTCGGCTGCGGCCAGGGGCAGTTGCTCCAGGCGCTGCTCGGTGACCCGGCGTACTCCGAGATCGTCGGCATGGACGTGTCCGTGCGGGCCCTGCAGATCGCGGCCCGGCGGCTGCGGCTGGACCGGATGGGCGAGCGGCAGAGCGCGCGGCTGAAACTCCTCCAGGGCTCGCTCGCCTACACCGACAAGCGGTTGGCCGGCTACGACGCGGCCGTGCTCAGCGAGGTCATCGAGCACCTGGACCCGGAGCGGCTGCCCGCGCTGGAGTACGCGGTCTTCGGCTCGGCCCGCCCGCGCACGGTCCTCGTCACCACCCCGAACGTCGAGTACAACGTGCGCTGGGAGACCCTGCCCGCCGGGCACGTCCGCCACGGCGACCACCGCTTCGAGTGGAACCGCGAGGAGTTCCGGGACTGGGCCGAGCAGGTCGCGCGGCGCCACGGCTACGGGGTCCGGTACGTGCCCGTCGGCGACGACGATCCCGAGGTCGGGCCGCCGACCCAGATGGCCGTCTTCACCCAGCACGACGGCACCGACAGCACCGACGCGGCCGGCACCACCGAAGTGGCCGGCACCACCGACACGATCCGCACCACCGACACCCCGAAGGAGGGCGAGGCAGCATGA
- the mmuM gene encoding homocysteine S-methyltransferase: MPRASGPLAEALARRAVLLDGGLSNQLAAQGCDLSGDLWSGRVLVEHPDQVAAAHTAYARAGAEVLITASYQVGYEAFAAHGHDRAATTALLRRSVHLAARAAEAADHEVWVAASVGPYGAVLADGSEYRGRYGLSVRELAAFHRPRIEALLAAGPDVLAVETVPDTDEAEALLTVLAETGAPAWLSYTVAGGRTWAGQPLREAFALAAAAPEVIAVGVNCCDPADVLPALEAAAAVTAGPLLAYPNDGSVWNATTRTWHAPETPVPWPAQAWCTTGARLIGGCCRIGPDRISALGALLPDRPR, translated from the coding sequence ATGCCACGCGCGTCCGGCCCGCTCGCCGAAGCCCTGGCCCGCAGGGCCGTGCTCCTGGACGGCGGGCTCAGCAACCAGCTCGCCGCCCAGGGCTGCGACCTGTCCGGCGACCTCTGGTCGGGCCGGGTGCTCGTCGAGCACCCGGACCAGGTGGCGGCCGCCCACACGGCGTACGCCCGGGCCGGCGCCGAGGTGCTGATCACCGCCAGTTACCAGGTCGGCTACGAGGCCTTCGCCGCCCACGGCCACGACCGCGCCGCAACCACCGCCCTGCTGCGCCGCAGCGTCCACCTGGCCGCCCGGGCCGCCGAGGCCGCCGACCACGAGGTGTGGGTGGCCGCCTCCGTGGGACCGTACGGAGCGGTGCTCGCGGACGGCTCCGAGTACCGCGGCCGGTACGGGCTGAGCGTGCGCGAACTCGCCGCCTTCCACCGCCCCCGCATCGAGGCCCTCCTCGCCGCCGGCCCCGACGTCCTGGCCGTCGAGACCGTCCCGGACACCGACGAGGCCGAAGCGCTGCTCACCGTCCTCGCCGAAACCGGCGCACCCGCCTGGCTCTCGTACACGGTGGCCGGGGGCCGCACATGGGCCGGGCAGCCCCTCCGCGAAGCCTTCGCCCTCGCCGCGGCGGCTCCGGAGGTCATCGCGGTCGGCGTCAACTGCTGCGATCCGGCCGATGTCCTGCCCGCCCTCGAAGCCGCGGCCGCCGTCACCGCCGGACCGCTGCTGGCCTACCCCAACGACGGCTCGGTCTGGAACGCCACCACCCGCACTTGGCACGCCCCCGAAACTCCCGTCCCCTGGCCCGCGCAGGCCTGGTGCACCACCGGCGCCCGCCTCATCGGCGGCTGCTGCCGGATCGGCCCGGACCGGATCTCCGCCCTCGGAGCGCTGCTGCCGGACCGGCCGAGGTGA
- a CDS encoding LLM class F420-dependent oxidoreductase, which translates to MDLRIFTEPQQGANYDTLLTVAKATEDLGFDAFFRSDHYLSMGAADGLPGPTDAWITLAGLARETQRIRLGTLMTAGTFRLPGVLAIQVAQVDQMSGGRIELGLGAGWFEQEHKAYGIPFPADRMSRLEEQLAIVTGLWATEAGASFDYAGKHYQVENSPALPKPAQTKVPVLIGGHGAKRTPRLAARYADEFNMPFASIADSERQFARVREAAEEAGRKADDLRYSNALVVCVGKDDAEVARRAAAIGRDVDELKANGLAGSPAEVVEKIGAYGAVGSSRVYLQLLDLDDLDHLELISARVLSQLR; encoded by the coding sequence ATGGATCTTCGCATTTTCACCGAGCCCCAGCAGGGTGCGAACTACGACACGCTCCTGACCGTCGCCAAGGCCACCGAGGACCTGGGCTTCGACGCGTTCTTCCGCTCCGACCACTACCTGAGCATGGGCGCCGCCGACGGTCTGCCCGGACCCACCGACGCGTGGATCACCCTCGCGGGCCTGGCCCGGGAAACCCAGCGGATCCGCCTGGGCACGCTGATGACGGCAGGAACCTTCCGGCTGCCCGGAGTCCTCGCCATCCAGGTGGCCCAGGTCGACCAGATGTCCGGCGGCCGCATCGAACTGGGTCTCGGCGCGGGCTGGTTCGAGCAGGAGCACAAGGCGTACGGGATCCCCTTCCCGGCGGACCGGATGTCCCGGCTGGAGGAGCAGCTGGCCATCGTCACCGGCCTGTGGGCCACCGAGGCCGGCGCCTCCTTCGACTACGCGGGCAAGCACTACCAGGTGGAGAACTCGCCCGCGCTCCCCAAGCCCGCCCAGACCAAGGTCCCCGTCCTCATCGGCGGCCACGGAGCCAAGCGCACCCCGCGGCTCGCCGCCCGGTACGCGGACGAGTTCAACATGCCCTTCGCGTCGATCGCCGACAGCGAGCGGCAGTTCGCCCGGGTCCGGGAGGCCGCCGAGGAGGCCGGCCGCAAGGCCGACGACCTGCGCTACTCCAACGCCCTCGTCGTCTGCGTGGGCAAGGACGACGCCGAGGTGGCCCGCCGGGCCGCCGCCATCGGCCGCGACGTCGACGAGCTCAAGGCCAACGGCCTGGCCGGCTCCCCGGCCGAAGTCGTGGAGAAGATCGGTGCCTACGGCGCCGTCGGCTCCTCCCGCGTCTACCTCCAGCTCCTCGACCTCGACGACCTGGACCACCTGGAGCTGATCTCCGCCCGGGTGCTCTCCCAGCTCCGTTAG
- a CDS encoding DUF6099 family protein, with protein MDAVRLIAAGRHALAQSGAAWDIVGEAWQAQALAQGVGSYLAVTGPPELRSEARGLGEAGGRGCGVLDRAALRGEGSAPEYPPRAAQLSGVSDVRQALLGLQALLGEVGIALVGVACGTDDEALYWQCIESIDAADESSDRVRAILRRMVVRERGSASGVA; from the coding sequence ATGGATGCGGTACGGCTCATCGCGGCCGGCCGGCACGCGCTGGCACAGAGTGGGGCTGCGTGGGACATCGTGGGCGAGGCCTGGCAGGCCCAGGCGCTCGCGCAGGGCGTAGGGAGTTATCTGGCGGTCACCGGGCCGCCCGAGCTGAGATCGGAGGCACGGGGACTGGGGGAAGCAGGAGGTAGAGGCTGCGGGGTGCTCGATCGGGCGGCCCTGCGCGGAGAGGGCAGCGCGCCCGAATATCCGCCGCGGGCCGCGCAGTTGAGCGGGGTGTCGGATGTCCGGCAGGCGCTGCTCGGACTCCAGGCGCTGCTGGGTGAAGTGGGGATAGCCCTGGTCGGGGTGGCCTGCGGGACGGACGACGAGGCCCTGTACTGGCAGTGCATAGAGTCGATCGACGCAGCCGACGAATCGAGCGACCGGGTACGGGCGATCCTGCGCCGCATGGTGGTCCGTGAGCGGGGGTCGGCCTCGGGCGTGGCCTGA
- a CDS encoding nucleotide pyrophosphohydrolase yields the protein MNATQPPPQPSQPPQPSEQRPEERLDRLQRRLAQFAAARGWEPYHTPKNLAVALSVEASELVEIFQWLTPEQSAKVMEKPESAHRVADEVADVLAYLLQFCEVLGVDVLDALAAKIERNELRFPVPGTSTPNSHSSE from the coding sequence ATGAACGCGACGCAGCCGCCGCCCCAGCCGTCCCAACCGCCCCAGCCGTCCGAGCAGCGGCCCGAGGAGCGGTTGGACCGACTGCAGCGCCGGCTCGCGCAGTTCGCGGCGGCGCGCGGTTGGGAGCCGTACCACACGCCCAAGAACCTGGCGGTGGCGCTCAGCGTGGAGGCGTCCGAACTGGTCGAGATCTTCCAGTGGCTGACACCCGAGCAGTCGGCGAAGGTCATGGAGAAGCCGGAATCGGCGCACCGCGTGGCCGATGAGGTGGCCGACGTGCTCGCGTATCTGCTGCAGTTCTGTGAGGTTCTCGGGGTGGATGTGCTGGATGCGCTCGCCGCGAAGATCGAGAGGAATGAGCTCCGCTTTCCTGTGCCGGGTACATCGACACCAAATAGTCACTCTTCGGAGTGA
- a CDS encoding ATP-binding protein, with amino-acid sequence MAPTSVAPAISATSAASSAPTRPGPAAAAPAASAPQGPAGVAAGVAGDLVEPSQASLHVSGRPAEPAQRQSRQPRPVVTELRLSAFGPHRAAVFPLGPLTLFAGPSGSGKSQALAAYEALAGLGSGAVLEEVFPDPRARIPDRAVPDAQRRRGFRLGCTVDGPVGPVRLDLAVQAEPTLRIVGERLSQDGQILLATALRDPGRRSVQAAWLTGGAIGVTRAPLPDDRLGTALLPLRVAGSTAGQRQVLAAAEQVVVALRAVFPCDPRPDLMRAAVPQGEGRLLGDCANLADVLRRTRKECGTRHALLAEAARTGCAGPVAGLDVRASAGGGPVAAVLDRGPGRPATELARLGGGELRFLALALVLLTGPGVLAVDPAAELLSARQALTVLADGFDRGLDRRQSAELLRLALLSCGRGHIRLVATVGEGTAAIARDLPGVAMVDLGP; translated from the coding sequence GTGGCTCCCACGTCCGTGGCTCCCGCAATCTCCGCGACCTCTGCGGCATCCTCGGCCCCGACTCGGCCCGGCCCTGCCGCTGCGGCACCCGCGGCCTCGGCTCCGCAGGGGCCTGCCGGGGTGGCGGCCGGGGTCGCCGGGGATCTGGTCGAGCCGTCGCAGGCGAGCCTCCACGTCTCCGGTCGTCCTGCCGAGCCCGCGCAGCGGCAGTCGCGCCAGCCCCGGCCCGTCGTCACCGAGCTGCGGCTCTCCGCCTTCGGGCCGCACCGCGCGGCGGTCTTCCCGCTCGGCCCCCTCACCCTCTTCGCCGGGCCGAGCGGCAGCGGCAAGTCCCAGGCCCTGGCCGCCTACGAGGCCCTGGCCGGGCTGGGGTCCGGGGCCGTGCTGGAGGAGGTCTTCCCGGATCCGCGCGCCCGCATCCCCGACCGGGCCGTCCCCGACGCACAGCGCCGGCGCGGGTTCCGCCTCGGCTGCACCGTGGACGGACCCGTCGGCCCGGTCCGGCTCGACCTCGCCGTCCAGGCCGAGCCCACGCTGCGCATCGTCGGCGAACGGCTCTCGCAGGACGGGCAGATCCTGCTCGCCACCGCCCTGCGCGACCCCGGCCGGCGCTCGGTCCAGGCCGCCTGGCTGACCGGGGGCGCCATCGGCGTCACCAGGGCCCCGCTGCCCGACGACCGGCTCGGCACGGCACTGCTCCCGCTCCGCGTCGCCGGTTCCACAGCGGGCCAGCGCCAGGTCCTGGCCGCCGCCGAACAGGTGGTCGTGGCCCTGCGCGCGGTGTTCCCGTGCGACCCCCGCCCGGACCTGATGCGCGCCGCCGTCCCGCAGGGCGAGGGCCGGCTGCTGGGCGACTGCGCCAACCTGGCCGACGTGCTGCGCCGGACCCGCAAGGAATGCGGCACCCGCCACGCGCTGCTGGCGGAGGCGGCCCGCACCGGCTGCGCGGGGCCCGTCGCGGGGCTGGACGTACGGGCTTCCGCGGGCGGCGGCCCCGTCGCGGCGGTACTGGACCGGGGCCCCGGCCGGCCCGCCACGGAGCTGGCCCGACTGGGCGGGGGCGAACTCCGCTTCCTGGCGTTGGCGTTGGTCCTGCTGACCGGGCCGGGGGTGCTGGCCGTGGACCCGGCGGCCGAACTGCTCTCCGCGCGGCAGGCGCTGACGGTGCTGGCCGACGGCTTCGACCGGGGCCTCGACCGGCGCCAGAGCGCCGAACTGCTGCGTCTCGCCCTGCTGTCCTGCGGTCGTGGTCACATCCGGCTGGTGGCGACGGTGGGGGAGGGGACCGCGGCCATCGCCCGCGACCTCCCGGGCGTCGCGATGGTAGACCTGGGGCCATGA
- a CDS encoding cell division protein SepF produces the protein MSRYDVTDEQWEGLAQVVPLRSRNEWPSRVDHRTIPTAPGASAAEQRRFVVIRVQIFADAREVAEYLIAQIPVLLDLTGADSEVAKRILDFSSGVVFGLGSGMHRVDRNVFLLAPVGTEVEGIAAAAVPRS, from the coding sequence GTGAGCAGGTACGACGTCACCGACGAACAGTGGGAGGGGCTCGCGCAGGTGGTCCCCCTGCGCAGTCGCAACGAATGGCCCTCCCGGGTGGACCACCGCACGATTCCGACGGCGCCCGGGGCGTCGGCGGCGGAGCAGCGGCGCTTCGTGGTGATCAGAGTTCAGATCTTCGCGGACGCGCGGGAGGTGGCGGAGTACCTGATCGCGCAGATCCCGGTCCTGCTCGACCTCACCGGGGCGGACAGCGAAGTGGCCAAGCGGATCCTGGACTTCAGCAGCGGCGTGGTCTTCGGCCTGGGCAGCGGGATGCACCGGGTGGACCGGAACGTCTTCCTGCTCGCGCCGGTGGGGACCGAGGTCGAGGGGATCGCGGCCGCGGCCGTCCCCCGATCGTAG
- a CDS encoding DUF2470 domain-containing protein, whose product MRLFGAPATPADRPTDAERIRSILTAAHSMTVVTDGLRSEVRHLDGSDPMGRLHLHPAEPGGGSEYRPSIRLEFTDVAPTPVRDRVRARVTVLGRLLTPYSDLAEGSGADSTCMEFDRAVLETPEGLSHVGLEELDGACPDPLSPYEAGMLTHLLDDHHDLVTLLLRLVRPLPTAAVLRALPVAMDRYGITLRLEERRGHRDVRLPFPSPLDDVEQAGTQIQALFSAARRSSHRNTLPA is encoded by the coding sequence ATGCGCCTGTTCGGTGCCCCCGCCACCCCGGCCGACCGGCCCACCGATGCCGAGCGCATCCGGTCGATCCTGACCGCCGCGCACTCCATGACCGTGGTGACCGACGGACTGCGCTCCGAGGTCCGCCACCTCGACGGCAGCGACCCGATGGGACGACTCCACCTGCACCCCGCCGAGCCCGGCGGCGGGTCCGAGTACCGGCCGTCGATCCGGCTGGAGTTCACCGACGTAGCCCCCACCCCCGTGCGGGACCGGGTGCGGGCCCGCGTCACCGTGCTGGGCCGCCTGCTCACCCCCTACTCCGACCTGGCCGAAGGCTCCGGCGCCGACTCCACCTGCATGGAATTCGACCGGGCGGTCCTGGAAACCCCCGAAGGCCTCTCGCACGTCGGCCTCGAGGAGCTGGACGGGGCCTGCCCCGACCCGCTGTCCCCGTACGAGGCGGGCATGCTCACGCACCTCCTCGACGACCACCACGACCTGGTCACCCTGCTGCTGCGGCTGGTCCGGCCGCTGCCCACCGCCGCGGTGCTCCGCGCGCTGCCGGTCGCCATGGACCGGTACGGGATCACCCTGCGGCTGGAGGAGCGGCGCGGACACCGCGACGTTCGGCTGCCCTTCCCCTCGCCCCTCGACGACGTCGAGCAGGCCGGCACCCAGATCCAGGCGCTCTTCAGCGCGGCCCGGCGGAGCTCGCACCGCAACACCCTGCCGGCCTGA
- a CDS encoding NADP-dependent oxidoreductase, whose protein sequence is MKAITYNAYGTPATLQLVELPKPKVGPGEVLVRVKAAGVNPVDWKLAAGYLDPILEVRYPVIPGWDVAGVVEAVGEDTFDYAVGDEVYGYVRKEWVELGTYAELVSAPVRTLARKPRELSFEQAAGIPLAGLTAHQSLTRAGLKAGETVVIHSAAGGTGSFGVQIAVALGLRVIGTAGAHNHDYLRSLGAEPVLYGEGMADRIRELAPDGIDAGLDFYGDDVIETLQSLVKERHRVVSIADYDAAAKGAHQLWVRPDTADLTFLAELADAGKLTVNVEHALPLAEAARAWELSAAGRTRGKIVLTV, encoded by the coding sequence ATGAAGGCCATCACATACAACGCGTACGGAACTCCCGCCACGCTCCAGCTCGTTGAATTACCGAAGCCCAAGGTGGGGCCGGGCGAGGTGCTCGTCCGCGTCAAGGCCGCCGGGGTCAATCCGGTGGACTGGAAGCTCGCCGCCGGATACCTCGACCCGATCCTCGAAGTCCGCTACCCGGTCATACCCGGCTGGGACGTGGCCGGAGTCGTCGAAGCGGTCGGCGAGGACACCTTCGACTACGCCGTCGGCGACGAGGTCTACGGCTACGTCCGCAAGGAGTGGGTCGAACTCGGCACGTACGCCGAGCTGGTGTCCGCCCCCGTCCGCACCCTCGCCCGCAAGCCCCGCGAGCTGAGCTTCGAGCAGGCCGCGGGCATCCCGCTCGCCGGCCTCACCGCCCATCAGTCGCTCACCCGAGCCGGTCTCAAGGCCGGGGAGACCGTGGTCATCCATTCCGCGGCCGGCGGCACCGGATCCTTCGGCGTACAGATCGCGGTCGCGCTCGGCCTGCGGGTCATCGGCACGGCGGGCGCGCACAACCACGACTACCTGCGCTCCCTCGGCGCGGAGCCCGTGCTGTACGGGGAGGGGATGGCGGACCGGATCCGCGAGCTCGCGCCCGACGGCATCGACGCGGGCCTGGACTTCTACGGCGACGACGTGATCGAGACGCTCCAGTCCCTGGTCAAGGAACGCCACCGGGTGGTCTCCATCGCCGACTACGACGCGGCCGCCAAGGGCGCCCACCAGCTGTGGGTGCGCCCGGACACCGCCGACCTGACCTTCCTGGCGGAACTGGCCGACGCGGGGAAGCTCACGGTCAACGTGGAGCACGCGCTGCCGCTCGCCGAGGCCGCCAGGGCCTGGGAGCTGAGCGCCGCGGGCCGCACCCGCGGCAAGATCGTCCTGACCGTCTGA
- a CDS encoding ferredoxin family protein has product MIELVSAGRCIACDKCVEVCPTDVFERGPGGIPLLARQEDCQTCFLCEANCPVDALFVAPLTRPLPEDPAVRDEAGLVSRGLLGSYRRHIGWGEGRTPGSLRAIGPPLGRSVPPITS; this is encoded by the coding sequence GTGATCGAACTCGTCTCGGCGGGGCGCTGCATAGCCTGCGACAAGTGCGTGGAGGTGTGCCCGACGGACGTCTTCGAACGGGGGCCCGGGGGGATTCCGCTGCTGGCACGGCAGGAGGACTGCCAGACCTGCTTCCTGTGCGAGGCGAACTGCCCGGTGGACGCGCTGTTCGTGGCCCCGCTGACCCGCCCCCTCCCGGAGGATCCGGCCGTACGGGACGAAGCGGGACTGGTGAGCCGGGGGCTACTCGGCAGCTACCGGCGCCACATCGGCTGGGGCGAAGGGCGCACGCCCGGATCGCTGCGGGCGATCGGACCGCCGCTGGGCCGGTCCGTGCCGCCGATCACGTCCTGA
- a CDS encoding FAD-binding protein, producing MTDHATDVLVVGGGPAATWAALKAAEAGARVVLADKGYCGTSGATAAGGTGVWYVPPEPAAREAAMASREGLGGYLADRRWMARVLDETYDRMNELAAQGRYPFPTGPDGQPLRNGLQGPEYMRRMRIRIRRAGVRVLDHSPVTELLTDADGAVAGAAGYRRQLREPYRVRAGAVVLATGGCAFLSGALGTNTNTGDGALFAVEAGAELSGMEFSNAYGIAPEGTSVTKTAFYSFATFYQEDGGVLEGAASQGGRSVIARELLTGARVYARLDRADEGARAAMRLAQPNFFLTFDRLGIDPFTDRFAVTLLAEGTVRGTGGIRITGDDCTTGVPGLYAAGDAATREEICGGFTGGGSHNAAWAISSGSWAGRGAAGHALSLGPDRAAGRPVTGAGGAGLRPTGSAAAGSEHREAVALVQQEALPYDKNYLRRGDVLAASLRTLDTAWTHLRAGLHGEGADLVRARQAAAMTAHARWMYAAALARSETRGMAKRLDHPDQDPDQHHRILVGGLDRVWTRPAARAGVAA from the coding sequence ATGACCGACCACGCCACCGACGTCCTCGTCGTCGGCGGCGGACCGGCCGCCACCTGGGCCGCCCTCAAGGCCGCCGAGGCGGGGGCCCGGGTCGTCCTCGCCGACAAGGGCTACTGCGGAACGAGCGGCGCCACGGCCGCGGGCGGCACCGGCGTCTGGTACGTCCCGCCCGAGCCCGCCGCCCGGGAGGCCGCCATGGCCTCCCGGGAGGGCCTCGGCGGGTACCTGGCCGACCGCCGCTGGATGGCCCGGGTCCTCGACGAGACCTACGACCGGATGAACGAGCTGGCCGCGCAAGGCCGTTACCCGTTCCCCACCGGCCCGGACGGGCAGCCGCTCCGCAACGGGCTGCAGGGCCCCGAGTACATGCGGCGGATGCGCATCCGGATCCGCCGGGCCGGGGTCCGCGTCCTCGACCACAGCCCGGTCACCGAGCTGCTCACCGACGCGGACGGCGCCGTCGCGGGCGCCGCCGGCTACCGCCGTCAGCTGCGCGAGCCCTACCGGGTCCGGGCCGGCGCCGTGGTCCTCGCCACCGGCGGCTGCGCCTTCCTCAGCGGAGCCCTCGGCACCAACACCAACACCGGCGACGGCGCGCTCTTCGCCGTCGAGGCCGGCGCGGAGCTCTCCGGGATGGAGTTCTCCAACGCCTACGGGATCGCCCCCGAGGGCACCTCCGTCACCAAGACCGCCTTCTACTCCTTCGCCACCTTCTACCAGGAGGACGGCGGCGTCCTGGAGGGCGCTGCCAGCCAGGGCGGCCGCTCCGTGATCGCCCGCGAACTCCTCACCGGCGCCCGGGTCTACGCGCGCCTCGACCGCGCCGACGAAGGAGCACGGGCCGCGATGCGCCTCGCGCAGCCCAACTTCTTCCTCACCTTCGACCGGCTCGGCATCGACCCCTTCACCGACCGGTTCGCCGTCACCCTGCTCGCCGAGGGCACGGTCCGCGGCACCGGCGGCATCCGGATCACCGGCGACGACTGCACCACCGGCGTCCCCGGCCTGTACGCCGCCGGCGACGCGGCCACCCGCGAGGAGATCTGCGGCGGCTTCACCGGAGGCGGCAGCCACAACGCCGCCTGGGCCATCTCCTCGGGCAGCTGGGCGGGCCGGGGCGCCGCCGGACACGCCCTGTCCCTCGGCCCCGACCGGGCCGCGGGCCGCCCCGTCACCGGCGCCGGCGGTGCGGGCCTGCGCCCGACGGGGAGCGCGGCCGCCGGATCGGAACACCGCGAGGCCGTGGCGCTCGTACAGCAGGAGGCGCTCCCCTACGACAAGAACTACCTCCGCCGCGGCGACGTCCTGGCGGCTTCCCTGCGCACCCTCGACACGGCGTGGACGCACCTGCGCGCGGGCCTGCACGGCGAGGGGGCCGATCTGGTCAGGGCCCGGCAGGCGGCGGCGATGACGGCGCACGCGCGGTGGATGTACGCGGCCGCCCTCGCCCGGTCCGAGACCCGGGGAATGGCCAAGCGCCTCGACCACCCGGACCAGGACCCGGATCAGCACCACCGGATCCTGGTCGGCGGACTGGACCGGGTGTGGACCAGGCCGGCGGCGAGGGCGGGGGTGGCGGCGTGA